A window of the Bacillus sp. A301a_S52 genome harbors these coding sequences:
- a CDS encoding carboxylesterase — protein MKVAQPKPFTFEAGDRAVLLLHGFTGNSADVRILGRFLEKKGYTSHAPHMKGHGVPPEELVHTGPDDWWKDVQAGYNHLKEMGHEDIAVAGLSLGGVFSLKLGYTLPVKGIIPMCAPMYIKSEETMYQGVLAYARKYKKWEGKDDKQIEQEMEKFKETPMTTLKSLQALNKEVRDHIDMIYAPTFVVQARHDAMINTDSANIIHDEIESHHKQLKWYEESGHVITLDKERDQLHEDIYAFLEELDWND, from the coding sequence ATGAAAGTTGCACAACCAAAACCATTTACATTTGAAGCAGGAGACCGTGCCGTCCTGTTATTACATGGGTTTACCGGAAATTCAGCTGATGTAAGAATACTCGGACGCTTTTTAGAAAAAAAAGGATATACATCTCATGCCCCCCATATGAAAGGGCACGGTGTCCCACCAGAGGAATTAGTACATACAGGACCTGATGATTGGTGGAAAGATGTTCAGGCTGGATATAATCATTTAAAAGAAATGGGTCACGAAGACATCGCTGTTGCGGGTTTGTCATTAGGAGGTGTATTTTCCTTAAAGCTTGGGTACACACTACCTGTGAAGGGCATTATTCCCATGTGTGCTCCAATGTATATTAAAAGTGAGGAAACGATGTATCAAGGAGTCTTGGCATATGCAAGGAAATACAAAAAATGGGAAGGTAAAGATGATAAACAAATAGAACAGGAAATGGAAAAATTTAAAGAAACACCGATGACGACATTAAAGTCATTACAAGCGTTAAACAAAGAAGTCAGAGATCATATTGACATGATCTATGCCCCAACATTTGTCGTACAAGCTCGTCATGATGCCATGATTAATACTGATAGCGCTAATATTATCCATGATGAAATTGAGAGCCATCATAAGCAATTAAAATGGTACGAAGAGTCGGGGCATGTTATTACATTAGATAAAGAGCGGGATCAGTTGCATGAAGACATTTATGCATTTTTAGAGGAATTAGACTGGAATGACTAA